A single genomic interval of Asterias amurensis chromosome 1, ASM3211899v1 harbors:
- the LOC139934155 gene encoding uncharacterized protein, translating to MEAQLREYRARKAQEQARQNQEGVWMRIWRKSDTSSQTTPLSADEVDGSQTARLPESDEREETWTKKTPAVNSLQENLPRNRFLRFIAQDTSLLTSVFLLKLILWLVLFALFLHLEFAAVFVIATFFYIIYATLETRRARAPGEPSAYSVFNPNCEQIDGTLTAEQFEQELKYGIGSTKK from the exons ATGGAAGCACAGCTGAGAGAGTACAGGGCTCGTAAAGCCCAGGAGCAGGCAAGGCAAAATCAAGAGGGTGTCTGGATGCGAATATGGAGGAAAAGTGATACCTCATCCCAAACAACTCCTCTGTCTGCTGACGAGGTAGATGGTAGTCAGACAGCAAGGCTACCTGAAAGTGATGAGCGGGAGGAGACCTGG ACCAAGAAGACCCCTGCTGTCAACAGCCTCCAAGAAAACCTTCCAAGAAACCGCTTTCTCCGCTTTATCGCACAAGACACATCTCTTCTGACCAGTGTGTTTCTCCTTAAACTCATCCTTTGGCTGGTTCTCTTTGCTCTCTTTCTACACTTGGAGTTCGCGGCTGTGTTTGTCATTGCGACCTTCTTTTATATAATTTATGCTACTTTGGAAACGCGACGAGCAAGGGCCCCGGGAGAACCTAGCGCCTATTCCGTTTTCAACCCAAACTGTGAGCAGATTGACGGGACTCTAACAGCCGAACAATTTGAGCAAGAACTGAAATATGGAATTGGTTCAACCAAGAAATAA